In the genome of Vanessa cardui chromosome 18, ilVanCard2.1, whole genome shotgun sequence, the window ATTTAGGgctcacattaataatattgtagagtcAGCCCGTGAAGGGGACCGCTCCCTGAACTACATCGAGCGGTGGCGTCCGTCCCCTCAAATGAATCAGGCAAATAACAAAACAGTGTAAACAATGAACCCGGCGCAAACTGTGATTCATTCACTTCGGCTAAAGGTCATTTTAATAGGAAGATACAATTTTTGTAGCAAGCTTGAGTCAcgttcattcattcgttcaatAAAGAATAGTGGGGGGTGCCTTCATCCTGTATAATACGTTCTATCgacaataattatatgaattagaTACGTACATCTAAAAGCTTCTATCTTAGATATAACTACTTCTAATAATAAGATTATAACAGAGTCgagaaaaataaagatattaaaaatatttttaatacgatttcattaaaaaataaggtAAAACCGTACGTACGTAAACCGTTTTTATGGAATGGTgaaaacaatacattattataatacaacaaaatattagTAACAGCGATAGTGGGTCATTTTCTGTTTATTATTGAAGGGTTTCAATGTATATCTTCACTAGATTTTACAAACTAATACCTACCCCGTATGTGTATATAACAGTAAGCACTTATTAACTCAGTACAATACGGATCAGTGGTTTGGAAATTGTGTACATCCAAACAGCCTATTCCATTAAGAAGGAATAAAGATCTTCCACCATTAGGTACCTTACCCCGCCCATACATTTGCTCTTAGCAAGTCTGcactacatataatataaccCTATCCTActtcatatattcattttagTTTAACTTCCAAAGATCcatattaaatatcatagatttttcaagctttcgaccaatgatatctcGTCATTTCGATGTAAATGGTTTGTTGTCTATtgacatataaaaactttctaTTGAAGATCCTCATTTTAGTAgtctattaaaacataaaaaatctttgattttgaataacttCCACTTAAGATCTTGAAGAAATATGGTAACTAAGTACCTAATAATAGAAATGTAATaggtagtaaaatatttatagcactATCAAATTTTCATTTAGTTTTCTAAACACGCGAGACCACCCAACGTGAATCCGGTTATAATTCTACAGCGTGAGTTATTGGCATTTACTTCTATACGCTAAAAACTTAGGTTTTCATAGAGTCAGAATGTTAGTACACATAATGTAAAGTTGAGTAATGTCAGTATTCTGCGTTATTCACTTATCAATTCCAGCTTATATACTGTATAACACAGTGGCTAGTAAATATGGCAATACGAGTAAACAATAACTGACGTCATAGCCATTGTGTATAATATGATTAAGAATGCATTATTTCGATACCTTTGTCTGGTTAGGGCTGTTTTATATCACGCCAAAAATGTTTAACATAACAAGGTGgaatattagtttgttttagtaataaaacaCTTGTATGATTAATAtgtttgattttgatgaaataatttcGAATCGATTCAGCACTCGCCAACCCTAGTGGGAGGTGGGAGACAATCGCAAATATCGATTACTTCGACCGACGGCCGCGGTTTATAACACCAAGCACGTACCAACCGTACAACAATTACATGTATTTGCGTTACTACGCATACAGACCCAATCAACGTGAATCACCCACAAGGTaacattattacttttaaaatacccGCACGTCCGTTTTCGAGTCAATAAAGGTCGGATGAGTATACAAATTAGGTGTTACTTCCTCTAAAGAATGCagattgttttataaacaaaattttaaacttgTTGTACGTATTTGTACACTATAATGCAATATCAATCCATTCCATATGTAAAACGATTATGATTTTGTTGCACTTTAAGCTTTAGCTTGAAGACTACGAATGGCAggcattattgtattttttttgttgttatttaaaaatatcgttgCTTCATATAATTTGCAGTAATCGGCAGGTGTCGCATCACGTTTATGACTGATGATTGATACATAGACataggtatattaatatttaaatgttggtTTCTTTATTCCGGTCGTGTTCTGGCGCATAATAACAAATGGCTACCGCATTCCTTTGCCTCACTACATTAATTAGGTACTCCGTTTTATTAAATGGTAACGAGATCCATATCATGAACTGCGTGatgatatgtattaaaatatcaagTCTTTTAGagttgacaatatttttttcttaaaacttaaataaggGTATTCATTTATACATCGCAAAtagaacaaataatttaattaatggtaccttttcttttgtttcagcGGTTTGAACTTCCAGGATCTGATCGTGCGACAGGGTGCTATTGATTCACCACCAAAAACACCTTTTATCCTTGGCTTCGAATGCGCCGGAGAAATCGAGCAGATCGGAGAAGGCGTTACTAACTTTAAGGTAAATTgttaatttgagtatttatgTGCAGTATAACCAGTGTAAATTGAATTGTAGtcaagttttatttgaaataataacgatataacgtaacttatatattttaaaaagaggaTAAATACCTTGTCAAAATATGTGTTATCTGATTTATAGACTAGAGAAAATAAAGTAGAATTTTCGATAAACAAATTGAGTCGAACTTACCTACGAtagtaatacatttataaaatttaatagatcAACATTAATCTAACCAAGTTATATGGCTCgggtttttgtattaaaatattggatCAAGAGTTCGTCTATTGACCTGTCTGCTTTGATTGAGAAGTCCCGCCCATGTCGGCTATTTTTTATCAAACACCAAAACCTGTCACGCACACGACTTACTACGAAGGTGTAAGGAGGTTACATTGTTTAAAAcgttatattaagaatattcgTAATAATAATCGGAGTTCAATCAtaggtataaactataatgatTCTAAATTATAGCTCTTAAGAACATGTTCCATTTACAATCTTGTACAAGATTTTTAGCTTtgccttaaaaatattactcacGTTAGTACATCCACGACTGTGCAACAAAgtggtataataatatttaagcctAATGAATAGAACGCCTTTGTCAGATTTTAGAGACGATGAGAGGGATACCTACCTATTTAACTGATTTTACTTTCAATGTACCTTCATACCTTCTATCTCTTGACTAAATTAGTTACTTAATGCTCATTTAAAATGGTTACAAGATGATAAGAATTGCGCTAAAGGTCGAATTTCACTTAAGATTATCGCCACAGtcaattactaataattaaaagtaaattagcaGAGCATTGACCTCATTTCTTTATATGTTGGAAGGATGCTATACTTCAAGTTAATGATACTATTAAATTGACTAACGTTTGTAATAATCAAGTAGGCAAGTCTGTATGATTCAACGTGAatacgataaataatataaatgccgACGCGTAAATAATACCGGTTTGAATTAAAGTTCGTCTGTTTgtgaagttattaaaaaatatattgctttactttattattattaagtcatTCCATTTTTCTTAGGTCGGAGACCAGGTCGTCGCTTTACCCGAGTACAAAGCCTGGGCTGAGTTGGTGACTGTACCCGCTCAATATGTATACGCTCTACCCGAGGGTATGTCTGCATTGGATGCGGTGGCAATTACCACCAACTACGTGGTGGCTTACCTCCTGCTCTTCGAGATGGCCAACCTGACGCCTGACAAAAGCCTCCTCGTTCACTCCGCTGGCGGTGGtgtggtaaatatatttttctataagttttattataagatctcacatacaaaatttatattttataattgattgataTGAAGAGTAAaagatgtaaataatatacaatacgaATATATGGATATGTACATTTTTAGGTAAAAACCGGTCCTGTGAATGTTTAACTTGTAAACTAGTTTGAAAATTACGATAATTAGGTTCGAACGAGATTAAAATCTcgttattatgttaaaaaaataatttaaagctaACGGGCAGTAGAGGAAAATTCCTAGTAAAAtactacttttaaatataattacttctaTTGAGGGAACGCTGAACAAATCAGATTTTCTATCCTGGAAGCCTGCAGCATATTGCAATGAGGCCGGGACGGTCGGCTTACTGCTATTACTTAAGTTTCAATTACGCCAACTAGATAGGATTGCAAAATACGAATGAAGCCTTTGAAGCACGATTCGACGACCCGCGATTGTCTGTCATTATTtcgctttttatataaatggccgacagttttcgtttttttttttaaattgttattccagcgatgattatattgttttgttgtttttatagtaGCTATTATATTTTGACACAAATTTTGAACAGTAAGATTTAagtaaattcttatttatttcttaccgTTACTCCTGTAAGcggaatattttaatacactttAAATGTTGGTTCTATCAACAAACAACTAAATACAAAACGGaaaacgttaaaatataaatcagtcGAGGATAATAAATACGAACCAATGTACTCGCTTGAAATTAtttgtactttattaaataagtgaaaaataaaatttcttcgGAACTGACATGCGCAAATAAATGAAGTTTGCTAAAAATAAATCTGTAGCATTGACCCTGGGAAGTGCTGTTTAATATCTACGTATTGGCTTATAAACCGCAAGTGTATGAGAAAATGAGCTTAGTAACTGAGCAAAAACAATGTAGATTGTCTAATTGCGTTGAATTGGGTGAGAAAAATCCTAGTGTGCTCTGGAATGTTCTCGCTTCCGACGTTACGTCATTCATTACCCTGAAGTCAATGAACTgcaatttaaattgacatttaagtaggtatattacctaatcatcaattttttttaggtaatatcatgaaaaataaattgtgttattttggaaacatacaataataattagtttaaaaaataattataagataaatgtttaatattacctaaataatatttgaacgaTTTTGAATAACTTCCCTTGTAACTTGGTTTTCgaataatcaaaacaaatgaaaatatatactaagattaaaaattcaatggtcgtatattttattacgtataGATTATACAATGGCTAagatgtatttgtataatactGTTGGTAAAAGTATCTTTTGGTATGTAATTAGAAAATATAAGCAAACGCTAAATGTGTATTACCGTCACAGGGTCAAGCTGTGGCTCAACTGGCGAAGACTGTGGAAAATGTAACAGTTTTCGGCGTGTGCTCCAAAAGCAAGCACGAGGCTTTGAAAGCTAACAATAACAACATTGATCATCTGCTCGAGAGGGGCAGCGACTACACCAGTGAAGTTAGGaagtatgtatatctatataaattttacgtataccttataaatcaattttagcAGTCGTGTACCTGCATATAGGTTCCTATTTTGACTTGGGTAAGTAAGATATCTATAAAAGACGcattacacattaaaatttaacatgaaAAAGACAGCATAGCATTTGACCGTCATTCAAATAATTTCGGtgcataaataataagtattaatttatttaattaaataaccttGTTCCAAACAAGATAAATCTTCAACATCTGAGGTTAAGTATTAATCATATTTTGTCAGCAGTAACGAAAGTTGCactcagttattttatttttgatttcttAATTTAGATCGTGTCGTTTGAAAAAAGGAATGTGTtcataaaatgaaatgttttcgtAATGTAGGgtacattaacaaaaaaaatcgttcGAGGTTTAGGATGAAAGGAATGAGtgctttcaatataaaaaaggttctaataataatttttactattgtgataaataaattgttgtgTATCTAAACttgatgtatatgtatattgtatttaattaacaattttaaattattttagattattctacaaatttTAGGAATTtaacgaattatatttttttagctttcaatataatttatatgtattttattctgatgtaatcatgaaaaaaattaagtgtgGAATTTTAGTTCATTACATTCCTTACAGTAATTAACTAATTGTTCTAGATCCCAAGCTTTCTTAATTGATAGTTATTAGTGTTACATATTTCTGTCCCACCCATATCGCTCGCACTTGTGTGATTAAAACAAGACCAATTTAAAGAGAGCTGCGGTATCTCTgctttatatcaataaatattaggGTTACccgcataattttatatttttgtaagaataataatataattataagtaggtatctacttatattttaataaaaaataaaaataaaaatatacgttaatGGCAACACTAATAAACAAGGAATATTATTCCATACTAGATGAGTTTCTTGTTTTCTCTGAGTAAAATTTTCATTccgaatttaaaagaaattagtCATCTTTGCAATTTGATGTATGGAATGAGAATAAAttggtattcatttttaaaaatactacaaaCAAACTTAACGTATATTctgaacaataaaaaatgaataacagATTAAGatcaactttttaaaattatctcgATCTCGTGATGAACAATgctattgaattataaaaaaaagttctcaCTTTCACTCAACGATATAATTTGACACCCCTACTAAGTGGTGTATGGGAACACAGCTAGTAAAGTCAAGGTCCAATTAAGTTGGGAACAGTACGCTAATTGTTCCGTTTATAACTCGCTCCTTAAGGCAGCTGCTTCGTAACAGCAGCGCGGCATTTAATTCTCGTAAATagacaaagatatttttatatctgttgAGTTCTTCTCAACGTAAACAAACTGGGCCACACAAtcctaatgtaaataaacaaaacagttCCTATTACTGTCTGTAAGTGAGGCCGCAGACGCCATTGTAATGTGTAGTAAAATCTATAAGAATGTAGTACTAGCAATCTATTTACAGTTCATCTTTATCGTAGCTCATAATGCATTAACCGTTTCAGACATCGATATTTCTATTGACAGTACAAGGAAGTATGTGAATATAAAAAGCCTACTTATCGTTCACGTCggtactatttaaatattaatgtttcaaGATTTACACGATCCACTTGGGATTGTCTTTGTTTACGACTGATTTTGTGGCTTGTTACCTTGAAATACCTATTGTCAATCTGTAATattcaaaagaggttttatataaataatattattaagtttttttcgagtgtggcttttgtttttttataatattttttttcttttaataaagacACCCCTGGCTTCAAAGACTTAAAgtgattaaatatgtataacttaATGACACCAGGTACCTACtttacaaatgtaaaaatattaattaaaaggatTATATAAAGGTATGCTTTCTATATAGGATTTCACCGGACGGTGTCGACATCGTGTTGGATTGTCTCTGCGGCGAAGAATGTAACCGTGGATACTCTCTCCTCAAACCAATGGGCCGATATATCCTATATGGtaagttattttgatttaagaaattgataaaattgatGTTATTTTAAACGGGTTTAGAGATGACACGTCCCTTATGCCGACGATCGTAGAGATAGTTCAGAGTTCCGACGCAGTTTAAGTGCTCTCCGAGGTACGACAGTGCACTGTGTAAGCCCGTCTAACTTCCAAACTGCTACTGAGACATTACTGGACCGAAAttcccaatatttttttattatttccactTGGCTTCTTTCATGAATCTGCAGTTTTGTAAGTTAGCCATTACACCGATAAGACATACAATGTATGCTTATTTATATCGTACCATCGTTCAATGTTTTAAGTAGTAATaaagaacttttatttttattagttctaTGTTTGTACGCCTGTAAAAATGATAGGCAATTTGAACTACACTGATTTGGGTCAGCCTGAAACCGATATCTGCCGCTAACGCAAGcagtattataatttgattcgtcgtaaaacagacaaaaataagAATTGACTAAGTTTTGATGTCTTCGAAAACTCATAGTCGACTTTGAAGTTTCAAATgcttgttgtttatttttgtctttgtgTGTGTGAGTTGAATGCACTAAACTATTATGTATATCACAGGATCATCTAACATCGTGACCGGCGAAACTAAGAGTTTCTTCAGCGCGGCGCGTGCCgtgagtatttaatatattaataatctcgTTTTAGCATCTCATTGTCTCTAAAATCATAATTAAGTTATCTtaagaaatacttttaaaatgaaatatttgtattgtgagcacaaattatctttaattagatcaaaataaaattttattcgtaaaaatttaagttaatttatatcaCAGAGATAGaaagttatttgtatttaacattaatgtaagatttgaaaatatatttcataacattatCATACGAAAGACCTTTCTAATAGTCAAAAAGTGTTACTCTTACTTTTTTAGTAACGGCTGCGGAagaactataattttttttttaaatcaatattttttttttatggtataggttggcggacgagcatatgggccacctgatggtaagtggtcaccatcacccatagacaatgacgctgtgagaaatattaactattccttacatcgtcactgcgccactaaccttgggaactaagatgttatgtcccttgtgcctgtagttacactggctcactcacccttcaaaccggaacacaataatactgactactgttatttggcggtagaataactgatgagtgggtggtacctacccagacgggctcgcacaaagccctaccaccaagaaaaatttgcaaatattttttcttaaaaataatattttccacTCAAGCGTTATCAGCAATCTGACGAGTGTCACTTTTCAGTGGTGGCAAGTGGACAAGGTGTCTCCCATCAAGCTTTTCGACGAGAACAAGAGCCTGGCCGGGTTGAACCTGCGACACCTGCTTTTCCAGCACGGCCGCGCCGACACCGTGCGCCGCGCCGTGCAGCGCGTGTTCGCGCTGTGGACCGACGGCAAGGTCAAACCGCTGGTGGACTCCACCTGGGCGCTGGAAGACGTACGATACTTTTGCAAATTACAATACTTGCGAACTATGTCCGATTTTGCTGCAAACTGtagtcaatgatgttctagtaaacagatatgttattaacgcgcaaaaagtgaagactagaaaacgtcctaattgggacgttttcctttagtcgtttaatacgttataatacatcataattacgttgtaatacgttttacgtaattaaaacatttagttgtccctttttcttattgtttttatcaagttatcctttttacttttaacgaaatgtaaaaataaactaaaatgaacggtccccggcg includes:
- the LOC124537189 gene encoding synaptic vesicle membrane protein VAT-1 homolog-like isoform X1, with translation MTESTETPAAAAPEKTPTENGTTETPPEETPEKATEEKEKETPPPKEMRAVVLTGFGGLKTVKILKKPEPTVAEGEVLIRVKACGLNFQDLIVRQGAIDSPPKTPFILGFECAGEIEQIGEGVTNFKVGDQVVALPEYKAWAELVTVPAQYVYALPEGMSALDAVAITTNYVVAYLLLFEMANLTPDKSLLVHSAGGGVGQAVAQLAKTVENVTVFGVCSKSKHEALKANNNNIDHLLERGSDYTSEVRKISPDGVDIVLDCLCGEECNRGYSLLKPMGRYILYGSSNIVTGETKSFFSAARAWWQVDKVSPIKLFDENKSLAGLNLRHLLFQHGRADTVRRAVQRVFALWTDGKVKPLVDSTWALEDVGEAMQKMHDRKNIGKLVLDPSLEPKPKPATPAKGKAGKEKKPAKESSEEKKDKEPKEEEKKTENGDKNGEEVTNGSDEESKEKEKEKESS
- the LOC124537189 gene encoding synaptic vesicle membrane protein VAT-1 homolog-like isoform X3, which produces MTESTETPAAAAPEKTPTENGTTETPPEETPEKATEEKEKETPPPKEMRAVVLTGFGGLKTVKILKKPEPTVAEGEVLIRVKACGLNFQDLIVRQGAIDSPPKTPFILGFECAGEIEQIGEGVTNFKVGDQVVALPEYKAWAELVTVPAQYVYALPEGMSALDAVAITTNYVVAYLLLFEMANLTPDKSLLVHSAGGGVGQAVAQLAKTVENVTVFGVCSKSKHEALKANNNNIDHLLERGSDYTSEVRKISPDGVDIVLDCLCGEECNRGYSLLKPMGRYILYGSSNIVTGETKSFFSAARAWWQVDKVSPIKLFDENKSLAGLNLRHLLFQHGRADTVRRAVQRVFALWTDGKVKPLVDSTWALEDVGEAMQKMHDRKNIGKLVLDPSLEPKPKPATPAKGKAGKEKKPAKESSEEKKDKEPKEEEKKTENGDKNESKEKEKEKESS
- the LOC124537189 gene encoding synaptic vesicle membrane protein VAT-1 homolog-like isoform X2; this encodes MTESTETPAAAAPEKTPTENGTTETPPEETPEKATEEKEKETPPPKEMRAVVLTGFGGLKTVKILKKPEPTVAEGEVLIRVKACGLNFQDLIVRQGAIDSPPKTPFILGFECAGEIEQIGEGVTNFKVGDQVVALPEYKAWAELVTVPAQYVYALPEGMSALDAVAITTNYVVAYLLLFEMANLTPDKSLLVHSAGGGVGQAVAQLAKTVENVTVFGVCSKSKHEALKANNNNIDHLLERGSDYTSEVRKISPDGVDIVLDCLCGEECNRGYSLLKPMGRYILYGSSNIVTGETKSFFSAARAWWQVDKVSPIKLFDENKSLAGLNLRHLLFQHGRADTVRRAVQRVFALWTDGKVKPLVDSTWALEDVGEAMQKMHDRKNIGKLVLDPSLEPKPKPATPAKGKAGKEKKPAKESSEEKKDKEPKEEEKKTENGDKNGEEVTNGSDEGQSRSMARHA